In the Desulfovibrio sp. X2 genome, GACAACTTCTTCGTCCGCAACGCCGACCTCCTCGCCCTGCTGATCATCCTCGTCAGCGTGGGCGTGCGCTGGGTCATCGTGGCCACGGGCCAGCTGAACCTCGTGCAGGACGAGGCTCAGTACTGGGACTGGACGCGCCACCTGCAGTGGTCCTACTATTCCAAGGGCCCGCTCATCGCCTGGATCATCGCCTTCTTCACGCGCATCTTCGGCAACACGGAGCTCGGAGTGCGCGCGGGCGCGCTGCTCGGCTCCGGCCTTCTGCAGGCGGTCATCTACCTCTGGCTCGCCAAGCTCTGGAAACGGCCCGGGCTCGGGCTCCTGACTCTCTTCGTGGCCAATACCGCGCCCATGTTCCTGGCCTCCGGGGTGCTCATGACCACGGACAACCCGCTGCTGGTCTGCTGGACCGCGGCCATGTTCTGCCTGGACGCGGGCACGAGGGAAGATGTCGGGCCGCGCGCCCGGGGCGCGGCTGTCCTGGCCCTGGTCCCGCTCGTGGCGATCGGCATCCTGGCCAAGTACATGATGCTCGTCTTCCCGGTCCTGGCCCTGGCCTACGCCTGGTGGCTCAAGGGCCGCGGCGAATTGCCCGAGGGCACCTGGCCGCGCCTCGTCCTCGCCCTGCTCGCGGGCACGGTCGTGGGCATGCTCCCCATCCTCGTCTGGAACGCGCAGCATCATTTCGTGGGCTTCAAGCACGTGGGCACCCTGGCGGGCGTGGAAGGCAACACGGCCAAGCGCCTGCTGCGCTTCGACCGCTTCCCCGACTACCTGGGCAGCCAGGTGGGGCTCATGAGCCCGTGGTGGTTCGTCTTCATGCTCGTGGGCGGCGTGGCCGCGGCCAGGCAGGCCTTCTGGGGCAAGAAGGGGCTGCTCGGCCTCTCCATGCGCCAAGCCGCGCTGCTGGCTATCTTCTTCTGGCCCGCCTGGGGCTTTTTCATCCTCTGGAGCTTTCACACCAAGATCCAGCCCAACTGGTCCGCGGTGAGCTACGCCGCAGGCTTCCTCCTGACCGCCCTGGCCTTTGCCCGCTACTGGCAGGGGCAGGGACGGCTGCGCAAGCTCTGGGCGGTCATGGCGGCCCTGGTCTTCGTGCTCGTGGCCTCGGCCCCGGTGCTGCCGATCCCCAGGCACCTGAACCCCGCCAACCGTCTCAAGGGCTGGGACGACCTGGGCGAGGAGGTCGCGCGCCTCGAGAAGGCCGACTTCCCCGATCCCTCGCGCGTCTTCATCTTCAGCGAGCAGTACGACATGACCGCGGCCCTGGCCTTCTACGTGCCCGGGCAACCGCGCGTGTACAACGCCTGGCTCTCGCGCCGCATGAACCAGTACGACCTCTGGCCGGGCCCCGAAGACAAGAAGGGCTGGGACGCCGTCTACGTGCGCAAGGACTTCAAGGACGGGGTCGAGCCGGGCGTGGAGCGCATGTTCGAGCACATCTCGCCGCCCATTCATTACCAGACCACCTTCGACGGCGAACCGGCGCGCAAGTTCACCATCTTCCTCTGCCGCGGCTTCACCGGCTACTGGCCGAGGGAGTACGGCGACTTCTGATCGCGGCTTGCCTCTCCCTGCGCCCGGCGGTATCTGGTAAACATGCCGCACGGTCCTTGGGCGCCGCAGAACGCGAGAAGGAAGTGCCATGCAGCCTGCCGGTCCGGAACGACGCCGCGAGCCCCGCACGGTCCTCGATGTGGTCTTCTGCATCCTGGCCGCGCGCTCGGGATGCGAGCACCTGTGCATCGTGCGCGACATAAGCCGCCACGGCGCGCGGCTCGAGTTCGCCTCGGCCGGTGACGCCGCGTCGCTGTGCACAGGCGGGGAAGTCAGGCTGCGCGACCTGCCCGGCGTCCTGAGCTGCCTGCACGGCAATGAATGGGGCGGCCGCGTGGTCTGGCTGCGCGGGGAGGAGGGCGGCATCCGCTTCGACGACCCCCTGCCCGCGACGCCCGAGGCGCTCGAAGCCTACCGCCGCCTGCAGCTCGACATGAAGGAGTGAGCGGCCCCTTTGCTTTTTCGGGCCGCTGGGCTAGCCTTGGAGACGCATCCGGACGCCGCGCAAGGCGTTTGCAACTCCGGGAGGGGGAATGAAACCGGGAGGGGAAATGAGCCAGGACCAGCGCCAGGCCGAACGCGTCGCGCCCGCCGAGGGCCGCTGCGCTTTCAGCCATGAGGAGGCGCGCTTCACCGGAGCGCTGCGCAACGTGAGTCTTCTCGGCATGAAGGTCGAGTTGCCCGAGGACGTGTCGGCGGCCTCCCTCGCGCCGGGATTTCGCGTCGCCTTCGAGGACTTTCCCGAACCTCTCACCGCGCACGTCCTCGCCACCGAGGGTGAGATCGTCTGGGTCGACGACAGGAAGATCGGCATCCGTTTTCTCACCCCCCTGGACATTCCCCCCGACGCCATCCTCGAGTTCCAGCACGAGAGCCACGTGCCTCCCTTTCGTCCCGGCGAGGACGAGGAGGAGGTCCGCGAAGGGACGGCGCGGCGGCTCCCCGGGACTCCTGCTTGACCCTGGACAAGCGTGTCGCGAAGATTTACTTTCCACGCGCTTTTCGGAACAGCGAAATAATCCGGAGGCGGACGTCGCGATCACTATGAATACCGGCTTGGGCGGCCCCGAGGTCTGCGCCCGCTGCGCGGCCCTTACCGGCTCCTGCTGCAAGCTCGCTCCGGGACACGAGGAAGCCTGCTTTCCGCTCTCCGAGATGGAGATGGATCGCATCCGCGACTTCACCGGCGCACAGGGCTGGTTCGCTCAGGAGGCGAACTCCGAGGCCTTCCTCTCCCACATGACCAGGCTCTTCCCCGGCGAGGAGGAGTGCGTGCGCATGATCTTCCATCCGCGCAAGCACCACTTCCGCCTGGCCACGCGCCGGGACGGCACCTGCGGATTGCTGGGCGAGGACGGCTGCACGCTTCCGGAAGAGGTCCGGCCGTACTACTGCCGCCTCTTTCCGCTGTGGTACTCACGCGGCCGCCTGCAGGCCCTGGCGGGCATGTGCCTGGCCGTGCGCGAGTCCGCCGGGCGGGCCCGGCTGCTCCATAGCGTCCACCTCTCCATGGAGCGCTCGCGCGACCTCTTCGCGCGCCTCCGCCTGGCCTGGGGCCTGCCGCCCGAGCCCGGACTCCCGAACGTCACACTGCGCCTGCAACGGAATCCCATATGACCATGAAGAAACTGTTCATCGGCGGAGTCATCATCGGCTCCATCCTGCTGCTTTGCGGCATCGGCGGCGGCCTCGGGCTCTACCTGTGGGCCTCGCGGGACCTGCCGAACTTCAAGACCCTGACCGACTACCGTCCGCCCCTCGTGACCACGGTCTACGCCCGGGACGGACAGATCATGGGCTATTTCTACCGTGAGAAGCGCTTCCTGGCCACGCTGCCGCAGATGGCGCCGTACGTCCCCAAGGCCTTCCTCGCGGCGGAGGATGCGGGCTTCTACCAGCACGACGGCGTCGATCCGGCGGCCATCTTCCGCGCCTTCCTGCGCAACCTCACCGCGGGCGGCATCAAGCAGGGCGGCAGCACCATCACGCAGCAGGTCATCAAGCGCCTGCTGCTCTCCTCCGAGAAGAGCTACCAGCGCAAGCTCAAGGAGGCCATTCTCGCCTACAGGCTCGAGAAGTACCTGACCAAGGACGAGATCCTGACCATCTACCTGAACCACATCTATCTGGGCGCGGGTGCCTACGGCGTCGAGGCTGCTGCGCGCACCTACTTCGGCAAGCACGTGGCCGACCTGACGCTGGCCGAGGCGGCCATGCTGGCCGGTCTGCCGCAGGCCCCCACGCGCTACAATCCCTACCAGAACTGGGATGCCGCCAAGGCCCGGCAGCACTACGTGCTCGAGCAGATGCTCGAGAAGGGCTGGATCACCAGGCAGGAGATGACCGAGGCCCTGGCCCAGCCCCTCGTGCTCAAGAGCATGGACGACTACTCCTGGAAGAAGGGCCCCTGGTACCTCGAGGAGGTCCGGCGCTGGCTCATCGAGCGCTACGGCGAGACCGAGGTCTACGAGGGCGGCCTGCACGTCTGGACCGCCTGCGACCTGCGCCAGCAGGACGCGGCCGAGCAGGCCCTGCACCGCGGCCTCATCGACTCCACGCGGCGCCGCGGCTGGGAAGGCCCGGTGCGCCATCTGGACTCCAACGTCTACAGCTCCTTCCTCTCCGACGGCAGCGAAGCGGCCAAGGACCTGAAGAAGGGCGACTGGGTCAAGGTCCTGGTGACCCGCGTCCAGCCTTCGGGCGCGGACGTGCGCTTCGGGGCCTTCTCCGGCCAGATTTCCGTGGCCACCATGCACTGGGCGCGCAAGCCCGACCCGCGCCACGCCACCGAGGAGGTGGCGGCCGTGCGCGACGCCACGCAGGTGCTCAAGCCCGGCGACGTGGTCTGGGCCTCGGTGGACGAGCGGCCCTCGGCCGACAAGGGCACGTGGCAGCTGGCCCTGCAGCAGGAGCCCACGGTCGAGGGCGCCGTCGTCTCCATGCTGGCCAAGACCGGCGACATCGTCGCCTTGGTCGGCGGCTACTCTTTCGAGCGCTCGCAGTTCAACCGCGCCACCCAGGCCAAGCGCCAGCCGGGTTCGTCCTTCAAGCCCATCGTCTACTCGGCGGCCCTGGACAACGGCTTCACCCCGGCCTCGGTGGTGCTCGACGCGCCCATCGTCTTCACGGACTACTCCACCTCGCAGGTCTGGAAGCCGGAGAACTACGAGGAAGACTTCCGCGGCCCCACCATCCTGCGCACGGCGCTGGCCAAGTCGTTGAACCTCGTGACCATCCGCGTGGCCCAGAGGATCGGCATCTCCAAGGTTGAAGAGCGGGCCAAGGAGCTCGGCCTCGACGCCAACTTCCAGGGCAACCTCTCCGAGGCCCTGGGCACCGCCGAGGTCACGCCGCTCAACATGTGCGACGCCTACACCGCCTTCGCCAACGGCGGCATGGAGGCCAAGCCCCGCATGGTCCTGCGCGTGGTCGACGCCTGGGGCAAGGAGCTCTACACGGACGAGCCAGAGTCGCATCAGGCCGTCTCGCCCCAGAACGCCTACCTCATCGCCTCCATGATGAAGGAGGTCGTGCGCGACGGCACCGGCTGGCGCGCGCGCGAGCTCGGCCGCCCCGTGGCGGGCAAGACCGGCACCACCAACGAGGAGCGCGACGCCTGGTTCGTGGGCTACACGCCCTACCTCGTCTCCGTGGTCTACGTGGGCTTCGACGACCACCGGCCCATGGGCAAGAACGAGACCGGCGCGCGCGCTGCCTCGTCCATCTGGGTGGACTACAGGAAGCAGGTGGAGGACGAGTTCCCGCCCACCGACTTCCCCCAGCCCCCGGGCGTTACCATGGTGCGCATCGACGGACAGAACGGCCTCCTGGCCGGACCGGCAACGCAGGAGAGCTACTTCCTGCCGTTTTACGCCGGAACCGAGCCCACCCAGGTCTCCACGGGCACCTCGTCGCTCGAAGGCGAGAAGACCACGGGCGAGGATCTGCTGAAGCAGGTCTACTAGCCGGACTCCGGCCGCGGCCTCATGGCCGTGGCCGGGGCGCGCTTTTTCGGCGCGGCGGGTTTGCGTGGGGTGCGGCATCGCGTATGGTGCGGAGAACAGAGCAACCTTTGGCCGGGAGGAGAGAGATGCAAAGCGAACTGCGCGATCTGGTCGGCTGGAAGCTCGTTTTCGGCGCTGCCGTGGGCCTGCTCGTGGCCTGGGCCTGCTCCGCGGGTGCTCTCGCCTGGGGCGCCTTCGTCGGCGTCAGGCTGGCCGCATGGATCTTCCTGCTGCTCATGGCGCTGAAGACGGTGAACGACTTCTTCTCCGCGGAGATAGACAGCCTGGCCGTGCCCTATGACGCCGTGGTCGGCTTCTACGGACGCAACGCCGCGGCGGTGGTCGGCTACTTCCTCGGCCTGGCCGTCTTCGCGGTGCTCGCGGCGCCCGCCCAGGCCATGTTCCGGGCACTGCTCGTCATCGTCCTGTGGCTCGTGGTCCTGCACTGGTCCGTGCCCTTCCTGCGCGGCGAGGTGATCGAGAGCTACGGCAGGCGCAACCTCGCGAACCTCTTCCTCGTCTTCGTCCTGATCTGGTGGGTGAGCGCGTGCTGAGCCGCCACGCGGAGGCGCGAGCCTACGTCACCAAGGACGGCTCCACCATCCGCGAGCTCATGCATCCCTCCGTTCACGCGCATCTCGGCGTGCGCAACCAGAGCCTCGCCGAGGCGCGGGTGGGGGAGGGCGGCCGCACAGAGCTGCACCTGCACCGCGTGAGCGAGGAACTCTACCACGTCACCAGCGGCCGGGGCCGCATGACCCTGAACGGGGTGGACTTTCCCGTCGAGGCGGGCGATACCGTCTGCATCGCACCTGGGGTGCCTCACTCGATCGCGAACACCGGGCCGGGCGAACTCGTGCTGCTCTGCTGCTGCGCCCCGGCCTACAGCCATGACGACACCGTCCTGTTGGACCAAGGAGGAACCACATGCCCTGCCTGAAGATCGAGACCAACGTCGAATTGGATGCCGCCAAGGCCCGCACCCTGGCCCTGAAGCTCGCCAACGAGGCCGCCACGGCCATCGGCAAGCCGGTGGAGCGTATCCTGACCATCGTCGAGCCCGGCCTGGCCCTGACGTATCGCGGCACCGACGCGCCCGCCGCCTGGGTCGAGGTCAAGAGCATCGGACTCACGGCCGACGAATGCCCGGCCCTGGCCGCCTGGCTCGGCGAGTTCGTCGAGCGCGAGCTCGGCGTCTCCGCCAACCGCGCCCTGATCGAGTTCAAGCCCCTGTCCGCCGAACTCACCGGCGTGAACAAGGGCACCGTGGCCAAGCCCGCCTAGGAAAAAGCCTTTTTTGCAAACGGAGCGCGGCCGGAAAGGAGTTCCTTCCCGGCCGCGCTTTGTCTTTTCCGGCCCCCGGATGCCGTCGTGGGGGATTTCCCAGGAATCAGAGCACGATGCGCTCGTCCGCCTCGTCCTCGTTCTCCTTCTTTCCCCAGGCTTCGTGCGGATCGAAGCGCTTCTTGGCCTCGGAGTAGCCGAGCTGGAAGGCCTTGAGGTTGGTGTCCAGGATCTTGGGCGGCATGCTGTCGCGCAGGGCCTGCTTCATGATCTTCTGCTCGGCGAAGGGCAGGAGCCAGGTCAGGGCGCCGAGCACGACCACGTTCATGGCCTGCGGGACCTTGATCTTCTTCATGGTCAGGTCGGTGAAGGGCAGGCCCAGGAAGACGTTGGACGGCGTCTGGCGCACGAGTCCCGTGTCCACGAGCAGCACCCCGCCCGGCTTGATGTAGCGGTAGTAGGCGTAGCAGGCCTCCTGGGACAGCGCCACGAGCAGGTCCACGCTCTCGGTCTTGGGGTAGCTGATGGCCTGGGAGCTGATGACCAGGTCCGAGCGGCTGGCGCCGCCGCGCGCCTCGGGGCCGTAGCTCTGGGTCTGGGTGACGTTGTAGCCGTGGCCGAGCGCGAGGCCCGAACCCAGGATGCGGCCCAGCGTGATGATGCCCTGGCCCCCGGTGCCCGAGAGCCGGATTTCGAAGCGATGCAGTTCCATGGGCTTCATCACTGGTTCTCCCTCCTCTCGGTCTCCTTCTCGACCATGGACGTGGGCGCCTCGGCAGGGGCGGCGGGCTTGGCCGCCTTGGTGCGCAGCCGGACGCGCATGTCCTCGTAGAGCTCCTCCAGGCCCTTGGCGTCGTGCTCCACGAAGGTGCCGATGGGCAGCTTGCCCTCCCGGTCCTCGGGCTTCAGCTCGTCGAACTTCTCCTTGTTCAGGCAGGTGCTCTTGAGCCATTTGAACATCTCGACCGAGTTCTTGTACTTGTTCTTGCGGCCGTACTGCGTGTGGCAGGGAGTCATGATCTCGACGAGGTTGAAGCCCGGCCGGGTGATGGCCGTGGAGATGAGGCGGTCGAGCATGTTCACGTGGAAGACCGTGCCGCGGTAGACGCCGTTGGC is a window encoding:
- a CDS encoding glycosyltransferase family 39 protein, with amino-acid sequence MTHPISHEQAGSGAALAAGPRSDNFFVRNADLLALLIILVSVGVRWVIVATGQLNLVQDEAQYWDWTRHLQWSYYSKGPLIAWIIAFFTRIFGNTELGVRAGALLGSGLLQAVIYLWLAKLWKRPGLGLLTLFVANTAPMFLASGVLMTTDNPLLVCWTAAMFCLDAGTREDVGPRARGAAVLALVPLVAIGILAKYMMLVFPVLALAYAWWLKGRGELPEGTWPRLVLALLAGTVVGMLPILVWNAQHHFVGFKHVGTLAGVEGNTAKRLLRFDRFPDYLGSQVGLMSPWWFVFMLVGGVAAARQAFWGKKGLLGLSMRQAALLAIFFWPAWGFFILWSFHTKIQPNWSAVSYAAGFLLTALAFARYWQGQGRLRKLWAVMAALVFVLVASAPVLPIPRHLNPANRLKGWDDLGEEVARLEKADFPDPSRVFIFSEQYDMTAALAFYVPGQPRVYNAWLSRRMNQYDLWPGPEDKKGWDAVYVRKDFKDGVEPGVERMFEHISPPIHYQTTFDGEPARKFTIFLCRGFTGYWPREYGDF
- a CDS encoding PilZ domain-containing protein codes for the protein MQPAGPERRREPRTVLDVVFCILAARSGCEHLCIVRDISRHGARLEFASAGDAASLCTGGEVRLRDLPGVLSCLHGNEWGGRVVWLRGEEGGIRFDDPLPATPEALEAYRRLQLDMKE
- a CDS encoding PilZ domain-containing protein, translated to MSQDQRQAERVAPAEGRCAFSHEEARFTGALRNVSLLGMKVELPEDVSAASLAPGFRVAFEDFPEPLTAHVLATEGEIVWVDDRKIGIRFLTPLDIPPDAILEFQHESHVPPFRPGEDEEEVREGTARRLPGTPA
- a CDS encoding YkgJ family cysteine cluster protein, which translates into the protein MNTGLGGPEVCARCAALTGSCCKLAPGHEEACFPLSEMEMDRIRDFTGAQGWFAQEANSEAFLSHMTRLFPGEEECVRMIFHPRKHHFRLATRRDGTCGLLGEDGCTLPEEVRPYYCRLFPLWYSRGRLQALAGMCLAVRESAGRARLLHSVHLSMERSRDLFARLRLAWGLPPEPGLPNVTLRLQRNPI
- a CDS encoding penicillin-binding protein 1A encodes the protein MKKLFIGGVIIGSILLLCGIGGGLGLYLWASRDLPNFKTLTDYRPPLVTTVYARDGQIMGYFYREKRFLATLPQMAPYVPKAFLAAEDAGFYQHDGVDPAAIFRAFLRNLTAGGIKQGGSTITQQVIKRLLLSSEKSYQRKLKEAILAYRLEKYLTKDEILTIYLNHIYLGAGAYGVEAAARTYFGKHVADLTLAEAAMLAGLPQAPTRYNPYQNWDAAKARQHYVLEQMLEKGWITRQEMTEALAQPLVLKSMDDYSWKKGPWYLEEVRRWLIERYGETEVYEGGLHVWTACDLRQQDAAEQALHRGLIDSTRRRGWEGPVRHLDSNVYSSFLSDGSEAAKDLKKGDWVKVLVTRVQPSGADVRFGAFSGQISVATMHWARKPDPRHATEEVAAVRDATQVLKPGDVVWASVDERPSADKGTWQLALQQEPTVEGAVVSMLAKTGDIVALVGGYSFERSQFNRATQAKRQPGSSFKPIVYSAALDNGFTPASVVLDAPIVFTDYSTSQVWKPENYEEDFRGPTILRTALAKSLNLVTIRVAQRIGISKVEERAKELGLDANFQGNLSEALGTAEVTPLNMCDAYTAFANGGMEAKPRMVLRVVDAWGKELYTDEPESHQAVSPQNAYLIASMMKEVVRDGTGWRARELGRPVAGKTGTTNEERDAWFVGYTPYLVSVVYVGFDDHRPMGKNETGARAASSIWVDYRKQVEDEFPPTDFPQPPGVTMVRIDGQNGLLAGPATQESYFLPFYAGTEPTQVSTGTSSLEGEKTTGEDLLKQVY
- a CDS encoding cupin domain-containing protein, which codes for MLSRHAEARAYVTKDGSTIRELMHPSVHAHLGVRNQSLAEARVGEGGRTELHLHRVSEELYHVTSGRGRMTLNGVDFPVEAGDTVCIAPGVPHSIANTGPGELVLLCCCAPAYSHDDTVLLDQGGTTCPA
- a CDS encoding phenylpyruvate tautomerase MIF-related protein encodes the protein MPCLKIETNVELDAAKARTLALKLANEAATAIGKPVERILTIVEPGLALTYRGTDAPAAWVEVKSIGLTADECPALAAWLGEFVERELGVSANRALIEFKPLSAELTGVNKGTVAKPA
- a CDS encoding 2-oxoacid:acceptor oxidoreductase family protein, which codes for MKPMELHRFEIRLSGTGGQGIITLGRILGSGLALGHGYNVTQTQSYGPEARGGASRSDLVISSQAISYPKTESVDLLVALSQEACYAYYRYIKPGGVLLVDTGLVRQTPSNVFLGLPFTDLTMKKIKVPQAMNVVVLGALTWLLPFAEQKIMKQALRDSMPPKILDTNLKAFQLGYSEAKKRFDPHEAWGKKENEDEADERIVL